The Caenorhabditis elegans chromosome II genome has a segment encoding these proteins:
- the cut-4 gene encoding Cuticlin-4 (Confirmed by transcript evidence), whose protein sequence is MFHFTRILAAFLLPTLCFCGYSTAPSSTVSIDNSLIGEPEVVCETASISLLFKTRNSFNGKVFVKGYVSEPSCMTVGDGKTGHRFEVRHDSCGVRRQREINGVVISATVIISFHSIFITKIDRAYRVSCFYVEGTKKVHNHVDISALTTQLLESETQLPVCRYEILNEAGGSPIKYARIGDQVYHKWTCVAELENVYCMKVHSCTVYDGQGGPPVTVIDANGCSVDGVILQNLEYTSDLTAGKLAPVFKFADKAGLYFNCQIQLTIKDVNYGCSNTQPQCPTSQYVVEPAQKTTETAEPYPYDSHESGYPTRPANYPVASSRYPIPTTQAPASYPSSPAPPPPGADIDNGYPEPQPIYIAETPENAYDGIVGFNDTEQPFTTSAAYTEDGVYSRLIKRNVVESTEQINASNKKRPVTVGDIDLPERGILVFGLEEMEDGETTNAGDHGATRALREARNSQEKTCFSTSRMYFTLILLCLLFATTVVVFIVIVQKQRQILAQTAFFKP, encoded by the exons ATGTTCCATTTTACTCGAATCCTCGCAGCCTTCCTTCTACCTACATTATGCTTTTGTGGCTACTCAACTGCTCCATCCTCGACAGTCAGCATTGATAATTCACTGATAG GTGAACCCGAGGTTGTATGTGAGACTGCGTCAATTTCTCTTCTGTTCAAAACTCGCAACTCTTTCAACGGAAAAGTGTTCGTGAAGGGATACGTGTCGGAACCATCATGTATGACTGTTGGTGATGGAAAGACTGGACACCGATTCGAGGTCCGGCATGATTCATGTGGAGTCAGAAGGCAGCGGGAGATCAATGGTGTCGTAATCTCGGCTACTGTCATTATTTCATTCCATTCG ATCTTCATTACAAAAATCGACCGTGCTTACCGTGTCAGCTGCTTCTATGTGGAGGGAACCAAGAAAGTTCATAATCACGTTGATATCAGTGCTCTGACTACTCAGCTCTTGGAAAGTGAGACACAACTTCCAGTATGCAG ATATGAAATCCTCAATGAAGCCGGTGGATCACCTATTAAGTACGCTCGAATCGGAGATCAAGTCTATCACAAATGGACTTGCGTTGCTGAACTTGAGAATGTGTACTGTATGAAAGTTCACTCATGTACGGTTTATGATGGACAAGGTGGACCACCAGTAACTGTCATTGATGCCAATGGATGTTCTGTAGATGGGGTGATCCTTCAGAATCTTGAGTACACCTCTGACTTGACAGCTGGAAAACTCGCACCAGTCTTCAAATTTGCTGACAAAGCTGGGCTTTATTTCAATTGTCAAATTCAATTAACAATCAAAGACGTAAATTATGGATGTTCAAATACC caaccCCAATGCCCGACATCTCAGTACGTTGTGGAGCCAGCCCAGAAGACTACAGAAACCGCCGAGCCATATCCATATGATAGCCATGAGTCTGGATACCCAACTCGTCCAGCCAACTATCCAGTGGCTTCAAGTAGATATCCAATTCCAACAACCCAAGCTCCAGCTAGTTACCCGTCATCCCcggctccaccaccaccaggtGCCGATATTGACAACGGATATCCTGAGCCACAGCCAATTTACATTGCTG aaacccCAGAAAACGCATACGACGGTATTGTTGGCTTCAATGACACCGAACAACCATTCACAACGTCTGCTGCCTATACCGAAGACGGAGTTTATAGTCGACTTATCAAAAGAAATGTTGTTGAATCAACTGAACAAATTAATGCAAGCAACAAGAAACGACCGGTTACTGTAGGAGATATTGATTTGCCGGAACGCGGTATTCTAGTGTTTGGTTTGGAGGAGATGGAAGACGGAGAGACGACGAATGCAGGAGATCATGGAGCAACAAGGGCGTTGAGAGAAGCTAGAAATAGTCAAGAGAAGACATGCTTCTCAACAT ctcgaATGTACTTCACCCTAATTCTCCTCTGCCTTCTATTCGCAACCACCGTTGTCGTATTCATCGTGATTGTCCAGAAACAACGACAAATTCTTGCACAAACCGCTTTTTTCAAGCCATAA
- the E04D5.4 gene encoding ShKT domain-containing protein (Confirmed by transcript evidence) encodes MWSINLTVHIILLVTFSVSHVVTTAVTKATGETTVRGAGQDLGDVSSSFFYETTTATICADDPNIGCTQYISLCSNAKYSPFLQEFCPMTCGFCAEETTTASTCADDPNTDCTQYTFLCSNAKYTPLLQQFCAKTCGFCGSGSTAAPVACVDTSTQCAYWNKNGFCSSIYYDCATKKEFCAKTCNFCSITC; translated from the exons atgtgGAGTATAAATTTAACAGTTCACATTATTCTTCTCGTCACATTTTCCGTTTCTCACGTTGTTACTACCGCTGTAACGAAGGCTACTGGCGAGACTACTGTCAGGGGAGCAGGTCAGGATTTGGGTGATGTTTCTAGCTCGTTCTTCTATGAAACAACAACAG CGACTATCTGCGCAGATGATCCGAACATAGGTTGCACTCAATACATCTCTTTGTGCTCCAACGCCAAATATTCTCCATTTCTCCAGGA ATTCTGTCCGATGACCTGTGGATTTTGTGCTGAAGAAACAACAACAG CGTCAACTTGTGCAGATGATCCGAACACAGATTGCACCCAATATACCTTTTTGTGCTCAAACGCCAAGTATACTCCACTACTCCAGCA attctgTGCAAAGACCTGTGGATTCTGTGGTAGTGGATCCACTGCTGCTCCAGTCGCATGCGTCGATACCTCAACCCA ATGTGCCTACTGGAATAAAAACGGATTCTGCTCATCGATATACTATGACTGTGCCACGAAGAAAGAATTCTGTGCGAAGACGTGTAACTTTTGTTCGATAACATGCTGA
- the E04D5.4 gene encoding ShKT domain-containing protein (Confirmed by transcript evidence) — MIRTQIAPNIPFCAQTPSILHYSSNSVQRPVDSVVVDPLLLQSHASIPQPNVPTGIKTDSAHRYTMTVPRRKNSVRRRVTFVR; from the exons ATGATCCGAACACAGATTGCACCCAATATACCTTTTTGTGCTCAAACGCCAAGTATACTCCACTACTCCAGCA attctgTGCAAAGACCTGTGGATTCTGTGGTAGTGGATCCACTGCTGCTCCAGTCGCATGCGTCGATACCTCAACCCA ATGTGCCTACTGGAATAAAAACGGATTCTGCTCATCGATATACTATGACTGTGCCACGAAGAAAGAATTCTGTGCGAAGACGTGTAACTTTTGTTCGATAA
- the ZK673.1 gene encoding ShKT domain-containing protein (Confirmed by transcript evidence), producing MWSLKSTLCIALLVTYSVAQDSTTVDTTAATTATGGTTATGGTTATGGTTVSGATTAASGATTASTCADDPNTDCTQYTSLCSNAKYTPLLQQFCPKTCGFCGGGSTAAPVQCVDSSTNCANWEKNGFCSSTFYDCANKKQYCAKTCKLCTTTC from the exons atgtggAGTCTAAAATCAACTCTTTGTATTGCTCTTCTCGTTACATATTCTGTTGCTCAAGACTCAACAACGGTTGATACTACTGCTGCAACAACGGCGACGGGCGGAACAACTGCAACTGGTGGGACCACAGCTACTGGGGGAACTACTGTCAGTGGAGCAACCACTGCAGCGAGCGGAGCAACTACAG CGTCAACTTGTGCAGATGATCCGAACACAGATTGCACCCAATATACCTCTTTGTGCTCAAACGCCAAGTATACTCCACTACTCCAGCA aTTTTGTCCAAAGACCTGTGGATTCTGTGGTGGTGGATCCACTGCTGCTCCAGTCCAATGCGTGGATAGCTCAACCAA CTGCGCCAACTGGGAAAAAAACGGCTTCTGCTCATCGACATTCTACGACTGtgccaacaaaaaacaatactGTGCGAAGACGTGTAAACTCTGTACGACAACATGCTGA
- the ZK673.1 gene encoding uncharacterized protein (Confirmed by transcript evidence) — translation MIRTQIAPNIPLCAQTPSILHYSSNFVQRPVDSVVVDPLLLQSNAWIAQPTAPTGKKTASAHRHSTTVPTKNNTVRRRVNSVRQHADHRPGTYTRARSVFPSKSVNILLVWLLASFVFYLGFFLFLAQ, via the exons ATGATCCGAACACAGATTGCACCCAATATACCTCTTTGTGCTCAAACGCCAAGTATACTCCACTACTCCAGCA aTTTTGTCCAAAGACCTGTGGATTCTGTGGTGGTGGATCCACTGCTGCTCCAGTCCAATGCGTGGATAGCTCAACCAA CTGCGCCAACTGGGAAAAAAACGGCTTCTGCTCATCGACATTCTACGACTGtgccaacaaaaaacaatactGTGCGAAGACGTGTAAACTCTGTACGACAACATGCTGATCATCGGCCCGGAACCTATACCCGGGCGAGAAGTGTTTTTCCGTCGAAATCTGTAAATATTTTGCTCGTCTGGCTACTCgcttctttcgttttttatcTCGGTTTCTTCTTGTTTCTTGCTCAATAA
- the ZK673.2 gene encoding putative adenylate kinase isoenzyme ZK673.2 (Confirmed by transcript evidence): protein MYRVLLSGAAGSGKGTIARMLVREFEPLGFNYFAAGDFIRDHIARGTEFGVRAQSFLNKGEHVPDSILNGAILAEMLKAGPRVVLDGYPRNMSQLKMVEEQAPLNLIVELKVPRKVLIDRLSKQLVHPASGRAYNLEVNPPKEEGKDDITGEPLFKRSTDQLEVARRRLEVYDKTENKVLDYYKKQNKCITMSGESSKAVFESVAEVMRRDLLTTTPRTAYA, encoded by the exons ATGTATCGAGTGCTTTTGAGTGGTGCTGCTGGCAGCGGAAAGGGAACAATTGCACGAATGCTCGTGCGAGAATTCGAACCCCTAGGATTCAATTATTTCGCTGCTGGAGACTTTATTCGCGATCATATTGCCAGAGGGACAG aattcgGAGTTCGTGCACAATCGTTCCTCAACAAGGGCGAGCACGTTCCAGACAGTATTCTGAACGGAGCCATACTGGCGGAGATGCTTAAAGCAGGACCACGTGTCGTTCTCGACGGATATCCACGAAACATGAGCCAGCTGAAAATGGTTGAAGAGCAGGCGCCGTTGAATTTGATCGTTGAATTGAAg gttcCTCGCAAAGTGCTCATCGATCGTTTGTCAAAGCAATTGGTGCATCCAGCATCCGGAAGAGCATACAATTTGGAAGTGAATCCACCAAAGGAGGAG GGCAAAGACGATATCACGGGAGAGCCACTGTTCAAGCGAAGCACGGATCAGTTGGAGGTGGCAAGAAGGAGGCTTGAGGTTTACGATAAGACAGAAAACAAGGTGTTGGACTATTATAA GAAGCAAAACAAGTGCATCACAATGTCTGGTGAATCATCGAAAGCCGTATTCGAGTCGGTTGCCGAAGTGATGCGTCGTGATCTTTTGACGACAACTCCAAGAACTGCATACGCATAA
- the lin-56 gene encoding Protein lin-56 (Confirmed by transcript evidence): MDHHAMYRTAEFNKTTVRLLAEFIEKTGQNATIVNMDSFLEFFAYLNPTAPIPTVPEIEKQLLLKSPIRCIVCGMETESDSAVTLSIDNASIILTATVIGYCRDPSDAVNQIRKESLRACTKHFNSIFHVIFEGLQIENTYCAHHAKYSLANRWCKVYTMIRSSLGEQFTKFDVRNFKSILQSFLDTFGEIDDDKKDKESSHFDECFEEMDSENVEIKMESPQEEAAEKSKFSENLVEVKLEPIETHELDKTISDFSSSDIIDSSQKLQQNGFPEKVEQMDKYSNKLKDEASDKKYEKPGKKDYVEEEGYWAPITDSEDDEA; this comes from the exons atggatCACCATGCTATGTACCGAACCGCTGAATTCAACAAAACTACTGTCCGATTATTGGCGGAATTCATCGAAAAGACTGGGCAGAATGCGACGATAGTGAATATGGACAGCTTTTTGGAGTTCTTTGCGTATTTGAATCCCACGGCTCCAATTCCAACGGTTCCAgaaatt gaaaaacaattattgctAAAATCACCGATTCGTTGCATTGTGTGTGGAATGGAAACTGAATCAGATTCCGCAGTGACATTAAGCATCGATAATGCTTCAATTATTCTCACAGCGACAGTAATTGGTTACTGTAGAGATCCAAGTGATGCAGTTAATCAAATTCGAAAGGAGAGTCTTCGAGCATGCACGAAACATTTCAACAGTAtt TTCCATGTCATCTTCGAAGGACTGCAAATCGAGAACACCTACTGTGCTCATCATGCAAAATACAGTCTTGCCAATCGTTGGTGCAAAGTCTACACGATGATTCGA tcttcCCTGGGCGAGCAGTTCACAAAGTTCGATGTGCgcaattttaaatcaatattgCAATCATTTTTGGATACTTTTGGTGAAATTGATGACGACAAAAAGGATAAAGAATCTTCTCATTTTGATGAATGTTTTGAAGAAATGGATTCAGAAAACGTAGAAATTAAAATGGAGAGCCCACAAGAAGAAGCTGCAGAGAAAtcgaagttttctgaaaacctaGTGGAGGTAAAACTGGAACCAATTGAAACTCATGAACTTGACAAAACTATATCCGACTTTTCTTCAAGTGATATAATTGATTCGTCCCAAAAACTGCAGCAAAATggttttcctgaaaaagtGGAGCAAATGGACAAATATAGCAACAAATTGAAAGATGAAGCTTCAGacaaaaagtatgaaaagcCAGGAAAAAAGGACTACGTTGAAGAAGAGGGATACTGGGCGCCGATCACCGACAGCGAGGATGATGAAGCCTGA
- the ZK673.4 gene encoding uncharacterized protein (Confirmed by transcript evidence), with the protein MSKIAKFYDAIEEGRFRCKICNYIGKRGQQGSTYPQIKHMKRLHPNEFAEVDGSQPPQVTLNTTTPPTVLPVAPKVEKMELKADMLCQPSDEQLRFHNQTTNLITSFLRKCGLPANLVNNASFISVLRHLNPLVMIPSADVVNKFMDSHARDPFLSSTQPPCIICGNEVPGHRSIRVSDDDAAIFLTAAVLTDQKTIRQAKRDILSEYLTVCLRHSLHYYKAMHKTLGMSEQMENIEDLPDNAFHTGHSIFNKILKMRQTLDDRPLEEANEDEYRAHLKRWMTSHQPKVSKKRVQKTTIADELFQLANFANQSIPHEFFQHMLQDQEEHEAKRVKLEEPEFEEHFDEQPSTSSYMATATATATATPFPSKMTVLTLANGKKVTKAPSLPPSVLNSGKLVTWKVSRRTHGSTSSTPRASPSLPAEDHGFIPDADGPVSEILNFEDLFNSSLVDAQLSTTSEV; encoded by the exons atgtctAAAATTGCAAAGTTCTACGATGCTATAGAAGAAGGAAGATTTAGatgcaaaatttgtaattataTCGGAAAAAGAGGACAACAAG gttccaCGTATCCACAGATCAAACATATGAAAAGGTTACATCCAAATGAGTTTGCAGAAGTTGACGGATCACAGCCTCCGCAAGTTACTCTCAATACAACTACTccacctacagtactcccagTGGCTccaaaagtggaaaaaatggaactGAAAGCAGAT atGCTTTGCCAGCCATCCGATGAGCAACTGCGATTCCACaatcaaactacaaatttaatAACGAGTTTTCTTCGAAAATGTGGATTACCTGCTAATCTTGTTAATAATGCTAGCTTCATCTCTGTCCTACGACATTTAAATCCATTGGTGATGATCCCGAGTGCGGATGTTGTG aataaattcaTGGATAGTCATGCTCGTGATCCATTTCTCTCATCGACACAGCCTCCGTGTATCATATGTGGAAATGAAGTACCTGGTCACCGAAGCATACGTGTATCTGATGATGATGCTGCGATCTTCTTGACAGCTGCAGTCCTCACTGATCAGAAGACAATACGACAGGCAAAACGGGATATTTTAAGTGAATACCTAACTGTTTGTCTTAGGCATTCACTTCACTAT TACAAAGCAATGCATAAAACTCTTGGAATGTCTGAGcaaatggaaaatattgagGATCTTCCAGATAATGCCTTTCATACGggacattcaatttttaacaaaattctgaaaatgaggcAAACACTGGATGATAGGCCACTGGAAGAAGCTAACGAAGACGAATATCGTGCACACTTGAAGCGATGGATGACATCTCATCAAccaaaagtttcgaaaaaacgaGTTCAAAAAACAACCATCGCGGATGAG ttattcCAACTTGCCAATTTCGCAAATCAATCAATTCCACACGAGTTCTTCCAACACATGCTTCAAGATCAAGAAGAACACGAAGCAAAAAGAGTAAAATTAGAAGAACCAGAATTTGAAGAACATTTCGATGAGCAGCCGAGCACCTCATCCTACATGGCAACCGCAACTGCAACAGCAACCGCCACTCCATTTCCATCAAAGATGACAGTTTTGACATTGGCAAATGgcaaaaaagtgacaaaagcGCCGTCTCTACCGCCTTCAGTTTTGAACTCTGGAAAGCTTGTAACTTGGAAGGTCTCTAGAAGAACTCATGGATCAACTAGTTCAACTCCCAGAGCTTCTCCCAGCTTACCTGCAGAAGATCATGGCTTCATTCCTGATGCTGATGGTCCTGTATCTgagattttgaactttgaagaTTTATTT AATTCCTCACTGGTCGATGCACAACTGAGTACAACTTCTGAAGTAtag
- the ZK673.11 gene encoding Protein aurora borealis (Confirmed by transcript evidence) yields MDGFELCVIIPLAMITTFLLIFLCIRVIVMFCCTRAQRKKAAEKISGSLRKHDSGPMFARLEEFDVLTPLQTTPAVSIASGNYKNYGSSSPSTSSGSDSRIQLLPPILSSSSSDSPPPPRRPNHGKTLIVPLNASRYRSPMTMNLVGTPDSRLTSFECGTTKSCATIPEDDEDEMNELLSIDRTSLSVYEQPSGRYGYSAYNLCLPQPTPEFQSSSSGFSPMLPAPTYSPPSLPSESPASKPTKIDIPEAILNDRDDILDREDDHNEDQVSIYEFSRVSDPNSEHSSSNSISDSFYLNNFDVISSAANSQIFEASICGESDVASKFQLHRIEEESENGDEQSCAGAHDPLINSMTHSPSQFFPRSISQQFDMMRLQ; encoded by the exons ATGGACGGGTTCGAGTTGTGCGTAATAATTCCGCTAGCAATGATTACCACGttcttgctcatttttctg TGCATTCGGGTCATTGTCATGTTTTGTTGCACGCGAGCACAACGCAAGAAAGCTGCCGAAAAGATATCCGGGTCATTGAGGAAACACGATTCGGGACCGATGTTTGCAAGATTAGAAGAGTTTGATGTGCTCACtccactacaaactacaccgGCAGTTAGCATTGCTTCCGGTAATTATAAG AACTATGGAAGTTCAAGTCCCTCCACATCTTCTGGTTCAGATTCTAGAATACAATTACTACCACCTATActatcatcatcttcatctgattctccaccaccaccaagaAGGCCGAATCACGGGAAAACACTTATAGTCCCATTGAATGCGTCgagat atcgatCCCCAATGACAATGAATCTTGTTGGAACTCCGGATAGTCGCCTGACATCTTTCGAATGTGGGACCACTAAAAGTTGTGCAACAATTCCAGAAGATGATGAGGATGAAATGAATGAGCTTTTGTCGATTGATCGAACTTCATTGTCGGTTTATGAACAACCATCTGGAAGATATGGATATTCTGCTTATAATCTGTGTCTTCCACAGCCGACACCTGAGTTCCAA TCGTCATCTTCTGGCTTCTCGCCAATG CTTCCTGCACCAACATATTCTCCACCATCTCTACCATCTGAATCCCCGGCTTCGAAACCTACGAAGATAGATATTCCCGAAGCCATTTTGAATGATAGAGATGATATATTGGACCGAGAAGATGATCACAATGAAGATCAAGTTTCTATTTatga attctccCGAGTCTCTGATCCAAATTCTGAGCATTCTTCATCAAACTCCATCAGTGATAGCTtctatttgaacaattttgatgTGATATCTTCAGCAGCTA ATTCTCAAATCTTCGAAGCGAGTATATGCGGGGAATCTGATGTGGCATCGAAATTTCAGCTTCACAG AATCGAAGAAGAGTCCGAAAACGGCGATGAGCAAAGTTGTGCGGGAGCCCATGATCCACTGATCAACAGTATGACCCATAGtccttctcaattttttccacggaGTATCTCACAACAATTTGATATGATGAGACTACAATAA
- the ZK673.11 gene encoding Protein aurora borealis (Confirmed by transcript evidence): MFCCTRAQRKKAAEKISGSLRKHDSGPMFARLEEFDVLTPLQTTPAVSIASGNYKNYGSSSPSTSSGSDSRIQLLPPILSSSSSDSPPPPRRPNHGKTLIVPLNASRYRSPMTMNLVGTPDSRLTSFECGTTKSCATIPEDDEDEMNELLSIDRTSLSVYEQPSGRYGYSAYNLCLPQPTPEFQLPAPTYSPPSLPSESPASKPTKIDIPEAILNDRDDILDREDDHNEDQVSIYEFSRVSDPNSEHSSSNSISDSFYLNNFDVISSAANSQIFEASICGESDVASKFQLHRIEEESENGDEQSCAGAHDPLINSMTHSPSQFFPRSISQQFDMMRLQ; encoded by the exons ATGTTTTGTTGCACGCGAGCACAACGCAAGAAAGCTGCCGAAAAGATATCCGGGTCATTGAGGAAACACGATTCGGGACCGATGTTTGCAAGATTAGAAGAGTTTGATGTGCTCACtccactacaaactacaccgGCAGTTAGCATTGCTTCCGGTAATTATAAG AACTATGGAAGTTCAAGTCCCTCCACATCTTCTGGTTCAGATTCTAGAATACAATTACTACCACCTATActatcatcatcttcatctgattctccaccaccaccaagaAGGCCGAATCACGGGAAAACACTTATAGTCCCATTGAATGCGTCgagat atcgatCCCCAATGACAATGAATCTTGTTGGAACTCCGGATAGTCGCCTGACATCTTTCGAATGTGGGACCACTAAAAGTTGTGCAACAATTCCAGAAGATGATGAGGATGAAATGAATGAGCTTTTGTCGATTGATCGAACTTCATTGTCGGTTTATGAACAACCATCTGGAAGATATGGATATTCTGCTTATAATCTGTGTCTTCCACAGCCGACACCTGAGTTCCAA CTTCCTGCACCAACATATTCTCCACCATCTCTACCATCTGAATCCCCGGCTTCGAAACCTACGAAGATAGATATTCCCGAAGCCATTTTGAATGATAGAGATGATATATTGGACCGAGAAGATGATCACAATGAAGATCAAGTTTCTATTTatga attctccCGAGTCTCTGATCCAAATTCTGAGCATTCTTCATCAAACTCCATCAGTGATAGCTtctatttgaacaattttgatgTGATATCTTCAGCAGCTA ATTCTCAAATCTTCGAAGCGAGTATATGCGGGGAATCTGATGTGGCATCGAAATTTCAGCTTCACAG AATCGAAGAAGAGTCCGAAAACGGCGATGAGCAAAGTTGTGCGGGAGCCCATGATCCACTGATCAACAGTATGACCCATAGtccttctcaattttttccacggaGTATCTCACAACAATTTGATATGATGAGACTACAATAA
- the ZK673.11 gene encoding Protein aurora borealis (Confirmed by transcript evidence): MFCCTRAQRKKAAEKISGSLRKHDSGPMFARLEEFDVLTPLQTTPAVSIASGNYKNYGSSSPSTSSGSDSRIQLLPPILSSSSSDSPPPPRRPNHGKTLIVPLNASRYRSPMTMNLVGTPDSRLTSFECGTTKSCATIPEDDEDEMNELLSIDRTSLSVYEQPSGRYGYSAYNLCLPQPTPEFQSSSSGFSPMLPAPTYSPPSLPSESPASKPTKIDIPEAILNDRDDILDREDDHNEDQVSIYEFSRVSDPNSEHSSSNSISDSFYLNNFDVISSAANSQIFEASICGESDVASKFQLHRIEEESENGDEQSCAGAHDPLINSMTHSPSQFFPRSISQQFDMMRLQ, translated from the exons ATGTTTTGTTGCACGCGAGCACAACGCAAGAAAGCTGCCGAAAAGATATCCGGGTCATTGAGGAAACACGATTCGGGACCGATGTTTGCAAGATTAGAAGAGTTTGATGTGCTCACtccactacaaactacaccgGCAGTTAGCATTGCTTCCGGTAATTATAAG AACTATGGAAGTTCAAGTCCCTCCACATCTTCTGGTTCAGATTCTAGAATACAATTACTACCACCTATActatcatcatcttcatctgattctccaccaccaccaagaAGGCCGAATCACGGGAAAACACTTATAGTCCCATTGAATGCGTCgagat atcgatCCCCAATGACAATGAATCTTGTTGGAACTCCGGATAGTCGCCTGACATCTTTCGAATGTGGGACCACTAAAAGTTGTGCAACAATTCCAGAAGATGATGAGGATGAAATGAATGAGCTTTTGTCGATTGATCGAACTTCATTGTCGGTTTATGAACAACCATCTGGAAGATATGGATATTCTGCTTATAATCTGTGTCTTCCACAGCCGACACCTGAGTTCCAA TCGTCATCTTCTGGCTTCTCGCCAATG CTTCCTGCACCAACATATTCTCCACCATCTCTACCATCTGAATCCCCGGCTTCGAAACCTACGAAGATAGATATTCCCGAAGCCATTTTGAATGATAGAGATGATATATTGGACCGAGAAGATGATCACAATGAAGATCAAGTTTCTATTTatga attctccCGAGTCTCTGATCCAAATTCTGAGCATTCTTCATCAAACTCCATCAGTGATAGCTtctatttgaacaattttgatgTGATATCTTCAGCAGCTA ATTCTCAAATCTTCGAAGCGAGTATATGCGGGGAATCTGATGTGGCATCGAAATTTCAGCTTCACAG AATCGAAGAAGAGTCCGAAAACGGCGATGAGCAAAGTTGTGCGGGAGCCCATGATCCACTGATCAACAGTATGACCCATAGtccttctcaattttttccacggaGTATCTCACAACAATTTGATATGATGAGACTACAATAA
- the ZK673.5 gene encoding uncharacterized protein (Confirmed by transcript evidence) produces MEYSYIPSAALYNNADIFQFFPRNKRLNSHQKSRLDEHARKMAAFMMERQEEYRYYENLANQEQFSDDNGMESGFCSGATSTGQSASTSPAPVQLIPNPFFDPEYVAAKTQSPVKLVTNPFFNPELVEEIKKKSQKRNEKSAPVSA; encoded by the coding sequence ATGGAGTACTCTTACATTCCATCCGCAGCTCTTTACAACAATGCtgatattttccaattcttcCCTCGGAACAAGCGTCTCAATTCTCATCAAAAGTCTCGCCTTGATGAGCATGCTCGGAAAATGGCTGCTTTCATGATGGAGAGACAAGAAGAATACCGCTACTACGAGAACTTGGCCAATCAGGAACAGTTCTCCGATGACAATGGAATGGAATCAGGATTCTGCAGTGGAGCCACTTCAACTGGACAATCAGCTTCAACATCTCCTGCTCCAGTTCAGCTCATTCCAAACCCATTCTTTGATCCAGAATATGTTGCTGCCAAAACTCAGTCTCCAGTGAAGCTCGTCACCAACCCATTCTTCAATCCAGAGCTTGTCGAGGAAATCAAGAAGAAGTCCCAGAAGAGAAACGAGAAGTCTGCTCCTGTTTCTGCCtag